In Streptomyces sp. 840.1, one DNA window encodes the following:
- a CDS encoding nitrate- and nitrite sensing domain-containing protein: MQKKRPRSKGGNNSGSEVASSAPAEGGRTVRVRSRLVAGVAVVGITVIAAGAPAALGASSDLNDSQRLVTLAELNQQAIALAHSLADERDEVTAYIAAGREGKPGTTGTAGSRSARVDQQVDEIRDAAPDVLRRDLSTIPSLRRDAISGKGSALEAHQSYSEVIAKLHGLADELAEKTPPRAAGPGRAPLALGQATEHASATRGLLLAALAVPRTEPVTQTDPFTGLPVQTQDEGETKDDRTRDELSAAAQQARVGELSSLADFDQAAGATARDKLASTVTGPEVNNAEKYLAELTDRPELSDSDRKTDSKKAGAALSARIDRMRSVESALGTAQVQRLEQLRDDDVTALELRIALLGGCFLIAVGVSTAVARTLTQPLAVLRIGAARLAAEPETAEPVRYTGRNDEFAQVVRSINALHGRLHGLLHEFNGRFGKLESERAELIAGREALTIQRAELQVHTADLTAQLEKLKNTVHHTFVNLSLRNLGLVERQLGVVESMEEREQDPDRLATLFKLDHMATVMRRHSENMLVLAGAEHGHTHPGPIPLVDVLRAAVSEIERYERVTIQSLPPHAQIAGFAADDLSHLVAELLENATSFSPPDSQVQLSGWLLESGEVMLSVQDEGIGMSAVRMGELNTRLADPSLFEAGEQNADGAGLGLQVTSLLAARHAVRVQLREQKGNGVAAVVVLPTALLPKTPPAATPPPVTAPGDAPTLNLPGSVAEANSNALPSRTPALPGDPLIAAAEQTIAESEAVAETGPEPAPEQTVAAPQPQPAPQPQPAPRPQPAPRPQPAPVPQPAPAPAPAPETGAGQPPESESESESESETTMQVRLPRVPEFDDVPEFTHAPAFGDGPEPALASGPYAIGPDAHERAADEGPQPENTPAPTAVADAVPGPRRPEPDPVTDKGLPKRTPKVVAPAAAPAADRRGSVDKDALRRRLGGFHQGAKDGRRDVEAEISGSATPGTAVPAGRTARTGHTEAADRTDGRTDETGDTVEEARS; this comes from the coding sequence GTGCAGAAGAAGCGGCCTCGGAGCAAGGGCGGCAACAACAGCGGTTCCGAGGTGGCGTCTTCGGCGCCGGCCGAAGGCGGGCGCACCGTGCGCGTACGCAGTCGGCTGGTCGCGGGAGTCGCGGTCGTCGGGATCACCGTCATAGCCGCGGGGGCCCCGGCCGCCCTCGGCGCCTCGTCCGATCTGAACGACTCACAGCGGCTGGTCACTCTCGCGGAGCTGAACCAGCAGGCCATCGCGCTGGCGCACTCCCTCGCCGACGAGCGCGACGAGGTCACCGCGTACATCGCGGCCGGCCGGGAGGGCAAGCCCGGCACGACCGGCACCGCCGGGAGCCGGAGCGCCCGGGTGGACCAGCAGGTCGACGAGATCCGCGACGCGGCCCCCGACGTCCTGCGCCGCGACCTCTCCACCATCCCCTCGCTGCGCCGCGACGCCATCAGCGGCAAGGGCTCGGCGCTGGAGGCCCATCAGTCGTACTCCGAGGTCATCGCCAAGCTCCACGGTCTCGCCGACGAACTCGCGGAGAAGACCCCGCCGCGAGCCGCCGGTCCCGGCCGCGCCCCGCTCGCCCTCGGCCAGGCCACCGAACACGCCTCGGCCACCCGGGGCCTGCTCCTCGCCGCGCTCGCCGTTCCCCGCACGGAACCGGTGACGCAGACCGACCCGTTCACCGGGCTGCCCGTCCAGACCCAGGACGAGGGCGAGACGAAGGACGACCGCACCCGTGACGAGCTGAGCGCCGCCGCCCAGCAGGCCAGGGTCGGGGAGCTCTCCTCGCTGGCCGACTTCGACCAGGCGGCCGGCGCCACCGCCCGCGACAAGCTCGCGTCCACCGTCACCGGCCCCGAGGTCAACAACGCGGAGAAGTACCTCGCCGAGCTCACCGACCGTCCCGAGCTCTCCGACTCCGACCGGAAGACCGACAGCAAGAAGGCCGGGGCGGCGCTCTCCGCCCGGATCGACCGGATGCGCAGCGTCGAGTCGGCGCTCGGCACCGCCCAGGTCCAGCGGCTTGAGCAGCTGCGCGACGACGACGTCACCGCACTCGAACTGCGCATCGCGCTGCTCGGCGGCTGCTTCCTGATCGCCGTCGGTGTCTCCACCGCCGTGGCCCGCACCCTCACCCAGCCGCTCGCCGTGCTGCGGATCGGCGCCGCCCGCCTGGCGGCGGAGCCCGAGACCGCCGAACCGGTCCGCTACACCGGCCGCAACGACGAGTTCGCCCAGGTCGTCCGGTCCATCAACGCCCTGCACGGCAGGCTGCACGGACTGCTCCACGAGTTCAACGGGCGGTTCGGGAAGCTGGAGAGCGAGCGCGCCGAGCTGATCGCCGGCCGCGAGGCGCTCACCATCCAGCGCGCCGAACTCCAGGTCCACACCGCCGACCTGACCGCCCAGCTGGAGAAGCTGAAGAACACCGTCCACCACACCTTCGTCAACCTCTCGCTGCGCAACCTCGGCCTCGTCGAGCGCCAGCTCGGGGTCGTCGAGTCGATGGAGGAGCGCGAGCAGGACCCGGACCGGCTCGCCACCCTCTTCAAGCTCGACCACATGGCCACGGTCATGCGCCGCCACAGCGAGAACATGCTGGTCCTCGCGGGCGCCGAGCACGGGCACACGCATCCGGGCCCGATCCCGCTGGTCGACGTGTTGCGCGCGGCGGTCAGCGAGATCGAGCGGTACGAGCGGGTCACCATCCAGTCCCTGCCGCCGCACGCCCAGATCGCCGGATTCGCCGCCGACGACCTCAGCCACCTGGTCGCGGAACTCCTGGAGAACGCCACCTCGTTCTCGCCGCCCGACTCCCAGGTCCAGCTCTCCGGCTGGCTGCTGGAGAGCGGCGAGGTGATGCTCTCCGTGCAGGACGAGGGCATCGGCATGTCGGCCGTGCGGATGGGCGAGCTCAACACCCGGCTGGCCGACCCGTCGCTCTTCGAGGCGGGCGAACAGAACGCGGACGGAGCCGGCCTCGGCCTCCAGGTGACCTCGCTGCTGGCCGCGCGCCACGCCGTGCGGGTCCAGCTGCGCGAGCAGAAGGGCAACGGGGTGGCGGCGGTCGTCGTACTGCCCACGGCCCTGCTGCCGAAGACGCCGCCGGCCGCCACACCGCCGCCGGTCACCGCGCCCGGCGACGCGCCCACGCTGAACCTGCCGGGCTCGGTCGCGGAGGCCAACTCCAACGCACTGCCGAGCCGCACCCCGGCGCTGCCCGGCGACCCGCTGATCGCGGCGGCCGAACAGACGATCGCCGAGTCCGAGGCCGTGGCCGAAACCGGGCCGGAGCCCGCGCCGGAGCAGACCGTGGCCGCACCCCAGCCGCAGCCCGCACCCCAGCCGCAGCCCGCACCCCGGCCGCAGCCCGCACCCCGGCCGCAGCCCGCTCCCGTGCCGCAGCCCGCCCCCGCCCCCGCCCCCGCCCCGGAGACCGGGGCCGGGCAGCCGCCGGAGTCCGAGTCCGAGTCCGAGTCCGAGTCCGAGACCACGATGCAGGTCCGGCTCCCCAGGGTGCCCGAGTTCGACGACGTACCCGAGTTCACCCACGCCCCGGCCTTCGGGGACGGCCCCGAGCCCGCGCTCGCGTCCGGCCCCTACGCCATCGGCCCCGACGCCCACGAGCGCGCCGCCGACGAGGGCCCGCAGCCGGAGAACACCCCGGCGCCCACCGCCGTTGCCGACGCCGTGCCCGGCCCGCGCCGGCCGGAGCCCGACCCGGTCACCGACAAGGGGCTGCCCAAGCGCACCCCCAAGGTCGTCGCGCCCGCAGCCGCCCCCGCCGCCGACCGCAGGGGCAGCGTGGACAAGGACGCCCTGCGCCGCCGGCTGGGCGGCTTCCACCAGGGCGCGAAGGACGGCCGCAGGGACGTCGAGGCGGAGATCTCCGGTTCCGCCACGCCGGGGACGGCCGTACCGGCCGGTCGCACCGCACGTACAGGCCACACTGAGGCGGCCGACCGTACCGACGGTCGAACCGACGAGACGGGGGACACAGTCGAGGAGGCACGCAGTTGA
- a CDS encoding protein phosphatase 2C domain-containing protein, which produces MRMELATAAGIPGRSNEDWAATVLPASGQGGGLVLLDGVTPPPGDDGCVHSVPWFTARLGGALVELSGSRRDLTLREILAESIRRTADTHRPQCDLSHVRTPQATVVMVRWDSTGIEHLVLSDSVLLLESPDGTVRALLDDRLDRLPPGSLASDAIADAQVRNKEGGFFTAAADPAVAQRAVTGHTPRAEVRAVAAMTDGASRWTEMFGEGDWTACLGVLRKEGPQGLIDRVRALEDADTDRTRLRRSKTHDDATAVYAEL; this is translated from the coding sequence ATGCGTATGGAGCTCGCCACCGCCGCCGGCATTCCCGGGCGCTCGAACGAGGACTGGGCGGCCACCGTGCTGCCCGCCTCCGGCCAGGGCGGAGGGCTCGTCCTGCTCGACGGGGTCACCCCGCCCCCGGGCGACGACGGTTGTGTGCACTCGGTGCCGTGGTTCACCGCCCGGCTGGGCGGCGCACTGGTCGAACTGTCGGGTTCACGACGGGATCTGACCCTGCGGGAGATCCTGGCGGAGTCCATCCGGCGCACCGCCGACACACACCGCCCCCAGTGTGACCTTTCTCACGTACGCACACCACAGGCAACCGTCGTCATGGTGCGTTGGGACTCGACCGGGATCGAACACCTGGTCCTGTCCGATTCCGTGCTGCTTCTCGAATCGCCCGACGGGACGGTGCGCGCCCTGCTGGACGACCGGCTCGACCGGCTGCCGCCCGGCTCGCTCGCCTCCGACGCGATCGCCGACGCGCAGGTCCGGAACAAGGAGGGCGGCTTCTTCACCGCCGCCGCCGATCCGGCCGTCGCACAGCGTGCGGTGACGGGGCATACGCCCCGCGCCGAGGTCCGGGCGGTGGCCGCGATGACGGACGGCGCGAGCCGCTGGACGGAGATGTTCGGCGAGGGCGACTGGACGGCCTGCCTCGGGGTGCTGCGCAAGGAGGGGCCCCAGGGGCTGATCGACCGGGTGCGGGCCCTGGAGGACGCGGACACGGACCGTACGCGGCTGCGGCGGAGCAAGACGCACGACGACGCGACGGCGGTCTACGCGGAGCTGTGA
- a CDS encoding MarR family winged helix-turn-helix transcriptional regulator: MRGVDVHGSERGSEPGAAGASGVDHEFLALELELAVFLRRARANSGEMAREVHPELEAAAYGLFVRLESAGRQRATDLASYFGVGKATMSRQLRALEGLGLVAREPDPADGRAFLVRLTDEGLDRFRRVRDARRDQYVRKLADWDRAEVAELARLLHHLNARAED; encoded by the coding sequence ATGAGGGGTGTTGACGTGCACGGGAGCGAAAGAGGGAGTGAACCCGGCGCAGCCGGGGCGAGTGGTGTGGACCACGAATTCCTGGCCCTGGAGCTCGAGTTGGCGGTGTTCCTGCGCCGGGCGCGGGCGAATTCGGGCGAGATGGCGCGCGAGGTCCACCCGGAGCTGGAGGCCGCCGCCTACGGACTCTTCGTGCGCCTGGAGTCGGCGGGACGACAGCGGGCCACGGACCTCGCCTCGTACTTCGGGGTCGGCAAGGCCACCATGAGCCGTCAACTGCGCGCCCTCGAAGGCCTCGGACTGGTGGCGCGCGAGCCCGACCCGGCCGACGGCCGGGCCTTCCTCGTCCGCCTCACCGACGAGGGCCTCGACCGCTTCCGGCGCGTCCGCGACGCCCGCCGGGACCAGTACGTGCGCAAGCTCGCGGACTGGGACCGGGCCGAGGTCGCGGAACTGGCCCGGCTGCTGCATCACTTGAACGCGCGCGCGGAGGACTGA
- a CDS encoding lysozyme: protein MPVHRSGSMTTRRSRFAAAGTLLAALSLLITLPGAAGAAGNPATGDPTKPARGSATMGMGVAAHDGRGGLPAGTRAVQTEGVDVSGHQNAVNWAALWSSGVKWAYVKASEGTYYTNEDFAQQYNGSYNVGMIRGSYHFATPDTTSGAVQANYFVDHGGGWSKDGRTLPGALDIEWNPYGDQCYGKTPAAMVSWIRDFVNTYKARTGRDAVIYTATSWWQTCTGNNAGFGTTNPLWVARYNTTVGALPAGWGFYTMWQYTSTGPTVGDHSHFNGALDRVQALANG, encoded by the coding sequence ATGCCCGTGCACAGATCCGGCTCAATGACCACCCGCCGCTCGCGCTTCGCAGCCGCGGGAACTCTGCTCGCAGCACTCTCCCTCCTCATCACCCTGCCGGGTGCCGCGGGCGCCGCGGGCAACCCGGCCACCGGTGACCCCACGAAGCCCGCCCGGGGCTCGGCCACCATGGGCATGGGCGTCGCCGCCCACGACGGCCGGGGCGGACTGCCGGCCGGCACCCGAGCCGTCCAGACCGAGGGCGTGGACGTCAGCGGCCACCAGAACGCCGTGAACTGGGCCGCCCTCTGGAGCAGCGGCGTCAAGTGGGCCTACGTCAAGGCCAGCGAGGGCACGTACTACACGAACGAGGACTTCGCCCAGCAGTACAACGGTTCGTACAACGTCGGCATGATCCGGGGCTCGTACCACTTCGCCACTCCGGACACGACGAGCGGCGCCGTCCAGGCCAACTACTTCGTGGACCACGGCGGCGGCTGGTCCAAGGACGGCCGGACACTGCCGGGCGCCCTCGACATCGAGTGGAACCCGTACGGCGACCAGTGCTACGGCAAGACCCCGGCGGCGATGGTCTCCTGGATCCGCGACTTCGTGAACACCTACAAGGCGCGCACCGGACGCGACGCGGTCATCTACACCGCGACGAGCTGGTGGCAGACCTGCACGGGCAACAACGCGGGCTTCGGCACCACCAACCCGCTCTGGGTGGCCCGTTACAACACCACGGTCGGCGCGCTCCCGGCCGGCTGGGGCTTCTACACGATGTGGCAGTACACCTCGACCGGCCCCACCGTCGGCGACCACAGCCACTTCAACGGCGCCCTCGACCGCGTACAGGCACTGGCCAACGGCTGA
- a CDS encoding polysaccharide deacetylase family protein, producing METTAPGSARADAASDSKGSFGPVDCRKAKCIALTFDAGPAEDTPHLLDILKKEKVHATFFLLGKNHVKKHPDTVRRIEAEGHEVANHTWSHEILTDKKPAEIRAELEKTQDAIAAITGKKPRLMRPPQGRTDDTVSNISKDLGLSQILWSATAKDYSTTDSALIKKRILDQASKDGIILLHDIYKGSVPAVPGIIDALKKQGYTFVTVPQLMAPAEPVPGTIYRP from the coding sequence ATGGAGACCACCGCACCCGGCTCCGCACGCGCCGACGCCGCCTCGGACTCCAAGGGGTCGTTCGGCCCGGTGGACTGCCGCAAGGCCAAGTGCATAGCCCTGACCTTCGACGCGGGCCCGGCCGAGGACACCCCCCACCTGCTGGACATACTCAAGAAGGAGAAGGTCCACGCGACCTTCTTCCTGCTGGGCAAGAACCATGTGAAGAAGCACCCCGACACGGTCCGCCGGATCGAGGCCGAGGGTCACGAGGTGGCCAACCACACCTGGTCGCACGAGATCCTGACGGACAAGAAGCCCGCCGAGATACGGGCCGAGCTGGAGAAGACGCAGGACGCGATAGCGGCGATCACCGGCAAGAAGCCGAGGCTGATGCGCCCGCCGCAGGGCCGCACCGACGACACCGTCTCCAACATCAGCAAGGACCTCGGGCTCTCCCAGATCCTGTGGAGCGCCACCGCCAAGGACTACTCGACGACGGACTCCGCGCTGATCAAGAAGCGGATCCTGGACCAGGCGAGCAAGGACGGCATCATCCTGCTGCACGACATCTACAAGGGTTCGGTGCCCGCGGTGCCCGGCATCATCGACGCGCTGAAGAAGCAGGGCTACACCTTCGTGACCGTTCCCCAGCTGATGGCGCCCGCCGAGCCGGTGCCGGGCACGATCTACCGCCCCTGA
- the lon gene encoding endopeptidase La codes for MATESNAVTPLTLPVLPLDDEVVLPGMVVPLDLSDTDVRAAVESAQSVAREDGGKPEVLLVPRIDGTYTGIGVIGTVEQVGRLSDGDLGALIRGRGRVRIGAGTNGPGSALWVEGTRVDASAPDPLPGAAAELAKEYKALATSWLKQRGAWQVVDRVQQIEDISALADNSGYSPFLTTAQKVRLLETADPVARLKLAIQWLGEHLAEQDVAESIAKDVQEGVDKQQREFLLRRQLDAVRKELSELNGDSGSGDESDDYRARVEAADLPEHVREAALKEVDKLERSSDQSPEGSWIRTWLDTVLELPWTERTEDAYDIRGAQEILDAEHAGLQDVKERITEYLAVRKRRADRGLGVVGGRRGGAVLALVGPPGVGKTSLGESVAHAMGRKFVRVALGGVRDEAEIRGHRRTYVGALPGRIVRAIKEAGSMNPVVLLDEIDKVGSDYRGDPAAALLEVLDPAQNHTFRDHYLEVELDLSDVVFLATANVLEAIPEALLDRMELVRLDGYTEDEKVVIARDHLLPRQLERAGLEQDEVTLDESALRKLAGEYTREAGVRNLERSVARLLRKVAAQHELGDRELPFTVTDEHLRALIGRPHHVPESAQDPAERRTAVPGVATGLAVTGAGGDVLFVEASLADPETGASGLTLTGQLGDVMKESAQIALSFLRSHGAELELPVADLKDRGVHIHFPAGAVPKDGPSAGITLTTALASLLSGRLVRTDVAMTGEVSLTGRVLPIGGLKQKLLAAHRAGITTVVIPQRNEADLDDVPAEVLDTLEVHPVTDVRQVLEIALAPASAPAERRIPAAA; via the coding sequence ATGGCTACTGAGTCCAATGCGGTCACACCGCTCACCCTGCCTGTGCTGCCGCTCGACGACGAGGTCGTGCTGCCCGGAATGGTGGTACCTCTGGACCTGTCCGACACCGACGTCCGCGCCGCCGTGGAGTCCGCACAGTCCGTCGCCCGTGAGGACGGCGGCAAGCCCGAGGTGCTTCTCGTCCCGCGCATCGACGGCACCTACACAGGCATCGGTGTCATCGGCACCGTCGAACAGGTCGGACGGCTCTCCGACGGAGACCTCGGCGCGCTCATCCGAGGGCGCGGCCGGGTACGGATCGGCGCCGGGACCAACGGACCGGGCTCCGCGCTCTGGGTGGAGGGCACCCGGGTCGACGCTTCGGCCCCCGACCCCCTTCCCGGGGCCGCCGCCGAGCTGGCCAAGGAGTACAAGGCGCTCGCCACCAGCTGGCTGAAGCAGCGCGGTGCCTGGCAGGTCGTGGACCGGGTCCAGCAGATCGAGGACATCTCCGCGCTCGCCGACAACTCCGGATACTCCCCCTTCCTGACCACCGCTCAGAAGGTGCGGCTGCTGGAGACCGCCGACCCGGTCGCCAGGCTGAAGCTCGCCATCCAGTGGCTCGGTGAACACCTCGCGGAGCAGGACGTCGCGGAGTCCATCGCCAAGGACGTCCAGGAGGGCGTCGACAAGCAGCAGCGCGAGTTCCTGCTGCGGCGCCAGCTCGACGCCGTGCGCAAGGAACTCTCCGAACTGAACGGCGACTCCGGCTCCGGAGACGAGTCCGACGACTACCGGGCCCGCGTCGAGGCCGCCGACCTCCCCGAGCACGTCCGCGAGGCCGCGCTCAAGGAGGTCGACAAGCTGGAGCGCTCCTCCGACCAGAGCCCCGAGGGCTCCTGGATCAGGACCTGGCTCGACACCGTCCTCGAACTGCCGTGGACCGAGCGGACCGAGGACGCCTACGACATCCGCGGCGCCCAGGAGATCCTCGACGCCGAACACGCGGGCCTCCAGGACGTGAAGGAGCGCATCACCGAGTACCTCGCGGTGCGCAAGCGGCGCGCGGACCGGGGCCTGGGCGTCGTCGGCGGGCGGCGCGGCGGAGCCGTACTGGCCCTGGTGGGTCCGCCCGGCGTGGGCAAGACCTCGCTGGGGGAGTCCGTGGCCCACGCCATGGGCCGCAAGTTCGTCCGCGTCGCGCTCGGCGGCGTCCGGGACGAGGCGGAGATCAGGGGCCACCGGCGCACCTACGTCGGCGCGCTCCCCGGGCGCATCGTCCGCGCCATCAAGGAGGCCGGTTCGATGAACCCGGTCGTCCTGCTCGACGAGATCGACAAGGTCGGCTCCGACTACCGGGGCGACCCGGCCGCCGCCCTCCTCGAAGTGCTCGACCCGGCCCAGAACCACACCTTCCGCGACCACTACCTGGAGGTCGAACTCGACCTCAGCGACGTCGTCTTCCTGGCCACCGCCAACGTCCTGGAAGCCATCCCGGAAGCCCTGCTCGACCGGATGGAGCTGGTCAGGCTCGACGGCTACACCGAGGACGAGAAGGTCGTCATCGCCCGCGACCACCTGCTCCCGCGCCAGCTGGAACGGGCCGGTCTGGAGCAGGACGAGGTCACCCTCGACGAGTCGGCGCTGCGCAAGCTGGCCGGCGAGTACACCCGCGAGGCAGGGGTCCGGAACCTGGAGCGGTCCGTGGCCCGGCTGCTGCGCAAGGTCGCGGCCCAGCACGAACTGGGCGACCGGGAGCTGCCGTTCACGGTGACCGACGAGCACCTGCGCGCGCTCATCGGGCGGCCGCACCACGTCCCGGAGTCTGCTCAGGACCCGGCCGAGCGCCGCACCGCGGTGCCCGGTGTGGCCACCGGACTCGCGGTGACCGGGGCCGGCGGCGACGTGCTCTTCGTCGAGGCGTCCCTCGCCGACCCGGAGACCGGCGCCTCCGGACTGACCCTCACCGGTCAGCTCGGCGACGTCATGAAGGAGTCCGCGCAGATCGCGCTGAGCTTCCTGCGCTCGCACGGTGCGGAGCTGGAACTGCCGGTCGCGGACCTGAAGGACCGGGGCGTGCACATCCACTTCCCGGCGGGCGCGGTGCCCAAGGACGGCCCGAGCGCGGGCATCACCCTGACGACCGCCCTGGCCTCGCTGCTCTCCGGACGCCTCGTCCGCACCGATGTGGCGATGACCGGTGAGGTGTCGCTGACCGGACGGGTACTGCCGATCGGCGGCCTGAAGCAGAAGCTGCTCGCCGCCCACCGCGCGGGCATCACCACCGTGGTGATCCCGCAGCGCAACGAGGCGGATCTGGACGACGTCCCCGCCGAGGTGCTGGACACCCTGGAGGTCCACCCGGTCACCGACGTCCGCCAGGTGCTGGAGATCGCGCTCGCCCCGGCCTCGGCCCCGGCGGAGCGCAGGATCCCGGCCGCCGCGTAG
- a CDS encoding isochorismatase family protein: protein MNDFAPPSQALLVVDVQKAGVTGERAVPGAAGLLERVAALIAGARAGGALVVHLQNDGAPGSDDEPHTPGWELHLPIGAGPAEVVIRKTRDDGFADTGLGDLLAGAGAESLVVCGVMSEMCVQATARTALALGHQVVLPYDAHATQDIPAAPGISAAVPAAVVSRVAAWAISGDAEVTVRAEDVTFAAPPGTRRAPAGERPASP, encoded by the coding sequence ATGAACGATTTCGCTCCCCCCTCGCAGGCCCTGCTGGTCGTGGACGTCCAGAAGGCGGGGGTGACGGGCGAGCGGGCGGTGCCCGGCGCGGCCGGACTCCTGGAGCGGGTGGCGGCCCTGATCGCCGGCGCCCGCGCCGGCGGTGCGCTGGTCGTCCACCTCCAGAACGACGGCGCCCCCGGCTCGGACGACGAGCCGCACACCCCGGGCTGGGAGCTGCACCTTCCCATCGGCGCCGGTCCTGCGGAGGTGGTGATCCGCAAGACCAGGGACGACGGCTTCGCGGACACCGGACTGGGAGACCTGCTGGCCGGCGCGGGGGCCGAGTCGCTCGTCGTGTGCGGGGTGATGTCGGAGATGTGCGTCCAGGCGACCGCCCGCACCGCCCTGGCCCTGGGCCACCAGGTCGTCCTGCCGTACGACGCCCACGCGACGCAGGACATCCCGGCCGCCCCCGGCATCAGTGCCGCGGTCCCGGCCGCCGTGGTGTCCCGGGTCGCGGCGTGGGCGATCAGCGGCGACGCGGAGGTCACCGTCCGGGCCGAGGACGTCACGTTCGCCGCGCCGCCGGGGACGCGGCGGGCGCCCGCCGGAGAGCGCCCGGCAAGCCCCTGA
- a CDS encoding nucleotidyltransferase domain-containing protein produces MNEDRGLEPDGTIAREGSLDRVPERFAPVVAAARSRIREVFGPDRLDSAYIYGSIPRGTAVPGVSDLDLQLVLRTEPTEADRADADAVEAGLDASFEEIDGVGILLSGRDTVLSDLERHDAGFFIACLCTPLLGDDLAGRLPHYRTSSLLARETNGDLCLLLPRWHERAAGARTDTERRAMNRGVARRIVRTGFTLVMPRWGGWTSDLTECAELFARYYPHVPERAEQMRLAARTGRTPTADPAVLSMLVNDLAPWLAAEHIAVHGEKTPRP; encoded by the coding sequence ATGAACGAGGACAGAGGGCTGGAACCGGACGGCACGATCGCCCGCGAGGGATCGCTGGACCGCGTGCCGGAGCGGTTCGCGCCGGTCGTGGCGGCGGCCCGTTCCCGTATCCGCGAGGTCTTCGGCCCGGACCGGCTGGACAGCGCCTACATCTACGGCAGCATTCCGCGCGGCACAGCCGTTCCCGGCGTCTCCGACCTGGATCTGCAGCTGGTCCTGCGCACCGAACCCACCGAGGCGGACCGGGCCGACGCCGACGCCGTCGAGGCCGGACTCGACGCGTCGTTCGAGGAGATCGACGGCGTCGGCATCCTGCTGTCCGGCAGGGACACCGTGCTCAGCGACCTCGAACGCCATGACGCGGGCTTCTTCATCGCCTGCCTCTGCACCCCGCTGCTCGGCGATGACCTCGCCGGGCGGCTGCCGCACTACCGTACAAGCTCACTGCTCGCCCGGGAGACCAACGGCGACCTGTGCCTGCTGCTGCCGCGCTGGCACGAACGGGCCGCCGGGGCCAGGACGGACACCGAACGCCGCGCCATGAACCGCGGCGTCGCCCGCCGGATCGTGCGGACGGGCTTCACGCTCGTGATGCCGAGGTGGGGCGGCTGGACCAGCGATCTGACCGAGTGCGCCGAACTCTTCGCCCGTTACTACCCCCACGTGCCCGAACGGGCCGAACAGATGCGGCTGGCCGCCCGTACAGGCCGCACCCCGACCGCCGACCCGGCCGTCCTGTCGATGCTCGTCAACGACCTAGCCCCGTGGCTGGCGGCCGAGCACATCGCGGTGCACGGCGAGAAGACCCCGCGCCCCTGA
- a CDS encoding spermidine synthase: MHHTYGPDALSPVTLDRREGPYGEAVLRKRGDDFEIIANGCFLMDTSDGRSERLLIDAALAALPAGRAAPAVLIGGLGVGFSLVRAAEEPRWGRITVVEREPAIVDWHLGGPLAGISGEALADPRTAILTADLVAHLRTTTERYDALCLDIDNGPDWTVTEDNGTLYSPAGLADCLRCLTPGGVLAVWSAQPSAEFEEALRDAGFQGVRTEEVGVARGVPDVVHLAIRTG; this comes from the coding sequence ATGCACCACACCTACGGCCCCGACGCCCTCTCCCCCGTCACCCTCGACCGCCGCGAGGGGCCGTACGGGGAGGCCGTCCTGCGCAAGCGGGGCGACGACTTCGAGATCATCGCCAACGGGTGCTTCCTGATGGACACCTCGGACGGGCGCTCCGAGCGGCTGCTGATCGACGCCGCGCTCGCCGCGCTGCCCGCAGGCCGGGCCGCCCCCGCGGTGCTCATCGGCGGACTCGGCGTCGGGTTCTCGCTCGTACGGGCCGCCGAGGAGCCGCGGTGGGGGCGGATCACCGTGGTGGAGCGGGAGCCGGCCATCGTGGACTGGCACCTGGGCGGGCCGCTGGCCGGGATCTCGGGGGAGGCGCTGGCCGATCCGCGGACCGCGATCCTGACGGCCGATCTCGTGGCCCACCTCCGTACCACTACGGAACGTTACGACGCACTGTGTCTGGACATCGACAACGGGCCGGACTGGACCGTCACCGAGGACAACGGCACCCTCTACTCCCCCGCCGGGCTGGCCGACTGCCTGCGCTGCCTCACACCCGGCGGAGTGCTCGCGGTGTGGTCCGCGCAGCCTTCCGCGGAGTTCGAGGAGGCCTTGCGCGATGCCGGTTTCCAGGGGGTTCGGACCGAAGAGGTAGGGGTTGCCCGAGGTGTGCCCGACGTGGTCCATCTCGCAATTCGCACCGGCTGA